In Marinicauda algicola, one DNA window encodes the following:
- a CDS encoding acyl-CoA dehydrogenase, which produces MPEWRRNLISKPVMDWYAGLLPDMSDTEAQAIEAGTVWWDREILSGKPDWDYLIGLETGTLTDEERAFIDGPVQKLCAMLDDWQIEHEERDLPEEVWDYMISEGFFAMIIPAEYGGKGFSAYAHSEVVRTIGTRSITAAVTVMVPNSLGPGELLMLYGTDEQKDHYLPRLASGKEIPCFALTGVEAGSDASAMSDYAIVVEREIDGEKTLGIEITCNKRYITLAPVATIAGLAFKLFDPDRLLGEEEELGITVALVPTDSEGLDTGRRHLPSGLAFQNGPVRGKDVFVPIGQILGGREQIGQGWKMLMGALAAGRGISLPSMSCAGAAVAAHSSGAYARIREQFGRPIGEFEGVKEPLARIAASTYLLDGARLLTTAGIDEGEKPAVVSAIMKYHATERLRSAINDAMDIHGGKAICEGPRNHLATAYKSIPVAITVEGANILTRSLIVFGQGAIRCHPYLLKEMKAVANPDKDEGLKQFDEALFGHLAHDVKIFARSFVHGLTFGRFTETPEKAGELGKYYRELSHASLRLAVISELALAVMGGALKKKESLSARLGDVLAEIYLLSGAIKRYESEGRQEADRALLDWCFADGLYRIQQRLQSVMRHFPGLHWRMLLSAILSPVGMHRRPPSDDLTHEVADLILKPCGTRERLTRGVYVGEGEAPLAVMERALAAIVRRDALLEKVRKSGVSLDNAVENGVLSAAERAEIDEAEETIRAVLVVDDFEPEELKGATLSPSARNRKDAA; this is translated from the coding sequence ATGCCCGAATGGCGCCGAAACCTGATCAGCAAGCCGGTGATGGACTGGTATGCCGGCCTGCTCCCCGACATGTCCGACACCGAGGCCCAGGCCATCGAGGCCGGCACGGTATGGTGGGACCGCGAGATCCTGTCGGGCAAGCCGGACTGGGACTATCTCATCGGGCTGGAGACCGGGACGCTCACCGATGAGGAGCGCGCCTTCATCGACGGGCCGGTGCAGAAGCTGTGCGCCATGCTCGACGACTGGCAGATCGAGCACGAGGAGCGCGACCTGCCCGAGGAGGTCTGGGATTACATGATCTCCGAAGGCTTCTTCGCGATGATCATCCCGGCCGAATATGGCGGGAAGGGCTTCTCCGCCTACGCCCATTCCGAAGTCGTGCGCACGATCGGCACACGCTCGATCACCGCGGCGGTCACCGTCATGGTCCCCAACTCGCTCGGGCCCGGCGAGCTTCTCATGCTCTACGGCACCGACGAGCAGAAGGACCACTACCTGCCGCGCCTGGCGAGCGGGAAGGAGATTCCCTGCTTCGCCCTGACCGGCGTGGAGGCCGGATCGGACGCCTCGGCGATGAGCGATTACGCCATCGTCGTCGAGCGCGAGATCGACGGGGAGAAGACGCTCGGCATCGAGATCACCTGCAACAAGCGCTACATCACGCTCGCCCCCGTCGCGACCATCGCGGGACTGGCCTTCAAGCTGTTCGATCCCGATCGCCTGCTCGGCGAGGAGGAAGAACTCGGCATCACGGTCGCGCTCGTGCCGACCGACAGCGAGGGCCTGGACACCGGCCGGCGCCACCTGCCCTCCGGGCTCGCCTTCCAGAACGGGCCGGTGCGCGGCAAGGACGTGTTCGTGCCGATCGGCCAGATCCTCGGCGGGCGCGAGCAGATCGGCCAGGGCTGGAAGATGCTGATGGGCGCGCTCGCGGCGGGCCGGGGCATTTCCCTGCCCTCGATGAGCTGCGCCGGCGCGGCGGTCGCGGCCCATTCCTCCGGGGCCTATGCGCGCATCCGCGAACAGTTCGGCCGTCCGATCGGCGAGTTCGAAGGGGTCAAGGAGCCGCTCGCACGCATCGCCGCCTCCACCTATCTGCTCGACGGGGCCCGGCTTCTGACCACGGCCGGGATCGACGAGGGCGAGAAACCCGCCGTCGTCTCGGCGATCATGAAGTACCACGCCACCGAGCGCCTGCGCTCCGCGATCAACGACGCCATGGACATCCATGGCGGCAAGGCGATCTGCGAGGGCCCGAGGAACCATCTGGCCACCGCCTACAAGTCGATTCCCGTCGCCATCACGGTGGAGGGCGCGAACATCCTCACCCGCAGCCTCATCGTGTTCGGCCAGGGGGCCATCCGCTGCCATCCCTATCTGCTGAAGGAGATGAAGGCGGTCGCCAATCCGGACAAGGACGAGGGCCTGAAGCAGTTCGACGAGGCGCTGTTCGGCCATCTCGCCCACGACGTGAAGATCTTCGCGCGCAGCTTCGTGCACGGCCTCACCTTCGGGCGGTTCACCGAGACGCCGGAAAAAGCGGGCGAGCTGGGGAAATACTATCGCGAGCTGTCCCATGCGAGCCTCAGGCTCGCCGTGATATCCGAGCTCGCCCTCGCCGTGATGGGCGGGGCTCTGAAGAAGAAGGAATCCCTCTCCGCGCGGCTCGGCGACGTGCTGGCGGAGATCTACCTCCTGTCCGGCGCGATCAAGCGCTACGAGAGCGAGGGCCGGCAGGAGGCCGACCGGGCGCTGCTCGACTGGTGCTTCGCCGACGGGCTGTATCGCATCCAGCAGCGCCTGCAGTCGGTAATGCGCCACTTCCCGGGCCTGCACTGGCGCATGCTGCTCTCGGCGATCCTCTCGCCGGTCGGCATGCACCGGCGTCCGCCCTCGGACGATCTCACCCACGAGGTCGCGGACCTGATCCTGAAACCGTGCGGGACGCGCGAACGCCTGACGCGCGGCGTCTATGTGGGCGAGGGCGAGGCCCCGCTCGCGGTCATGGAGCGCGCGCTCGCGGCCATCGTCCGGCGCGACGCGCTGCTGGAGAAGGTCCGCAAGTCCGGCGTCTCTCTGGACAATGCGGTCGAGAACGGCGTGCTCAGCGCCGCCGAGCGCGCCGAGATCGACGAGGCCGAAGAGACGATCCGCGCCGTGCTCGTCGTCGACGATTTCGAACCCGAAGAGCTCAAGGGAGCCACGCTATCGCCCAGCGCACGCAATCGAAAGGACGCCGCGTAG
- a CDS encoding OmpP1/FadL family transporter: MPLRPSRSSLAAPAAALLAAGLAAPTQASGFKLAEYSARDLGLANAGYAALAADATTIFSNPAGMTKLERAQINGGIHYITGRGEFSGSGSDAFGNPLGGGDGGDAFQDTLVPNLYAAMPMMDGRVWLGLGVSAPFGLATDYTGDWKGRYQAVESNLVTADINPSIGVEVNDWLALGAGISAQYADVKLTNRVDFGSVCLAEIEPVTPPGTCASFGATPQGADGTVELEGDDWSWGWNAGALVDLTPATRVGLSYRSEVSHDIEGSADFTVPMPLDALLAPAFADTGASAPLDLPASASISVRHDWNARLSFMADASWTGWDGNVEALNVSFENPAQPRSVETLDYQDTWRYGVGAEYRGWSDLTVRAGLAYDESPAQEDFRTPRIPDSDRIVLAFGLSWSPEENVTVDAAYQHLFFDDAPTGNVGDAGSRLTGAFDNAADIVGIAINWRR; this comes from the coding sequence ATGCCCCTTCGTCCCTCTCGCTCTTCGCTCGCCGCCCCGGCCGCGGCGCTGCTGGCCGCCGGGCTCGCAGCACCCACCCAGGCCAGCGGCTTCAAGCTCGCCGAATACTCGGCGCGCGATCTCGGTCTCGCCAATGCGGGCTATGCCGCGCTCGCCGCGGATGCGACGACGATCTTCTCCAACCCCGCCGGCATGACCAAGCTCGAGCGCGCCCAGATCAATGGCGGGATCCATTACATCACCGGGCGCGGCGAGTTCTCCGGCTCGGGAAGCGACGCCTTCGGCAATCCGCTCGGCGGCGGGGACGGTGGCGATGCGTTCCAGGACACGCTCGTGCCCAATCTGTACGCGGCGATGCCGATGATGGACGGGCGCGTCTGGCTCGGCCTCGGGGTGTCGGCGCCGTTCGGCCTGGCCACCGACTATACCGGAGACTGGAAGGGCCGTTACCAGGCGGTGGAATCCAACCTCGTCACCGCCGACATCAACCCGTCGATCGGCGTCGAGGTCAATGACTGGCTCGCCCTCGGCGCGGGTATCAGTGCCCAGTATGCCGACGTGAAGCTGACCAACCGCGTCGATTTCGGCTCGGTGTGCCTGGCCGAGATCGAGCCCGTCACCCCGCCCGGCACCTGCGCCTCCTTCGGCGCGACCCCCCAGGGCGCGGACGGCACGGTCGAACTCGAGGGCGACGACTGGTCCTGGGGCTGGAATGCGGGGGCGCTGGTCGATCTCACCCCGGCGACGCGCGTCGGGCTGTCCTACCGCTCCGAAGTGTCCCACGATATCGAGGGCAGCGCGGACTTCACCGTGCCGATGCCGCTCGATGCCCTGCTGGCGCCGGCCTTCGCCGACACCGGGGCCTCCGCTCCGCTCGATCTGCCCGCCTCGGCCTCGATCAGCGTGCGCCATGACTGGAATGCGCGGCTCAGCTTCATGGCCGATGCGAGCTGGACCGGCTGGGACGGCAATGTCGAAGCGCTCAACGTCTCCTTCGAGAACCCGGCCCAGCCGCGAAGCGTGGAGACGCTCGATTACCAGGACACGTGGCGCTATGGCGTCGGGGCGGAGTATCGCGGCTGGAGCGATCTCACCGTGCGCGCCGGCCTCGCCTACGACGAAAGCCCGGCGCAGGAGGACTTCCGCACCCCGCGTATCCCGGACTCCGACCGGATCGTGCTCGCCTTCGGCCTGTCCTGGAGCCCGGAGGAGAACGTCACCGTAGACGCGGCCTACCAGCATCTCTTCTTCGACGACGCGCCGACGGGCAATGTCGGCGATGCCGGCAGCCGGCTGACGGGCGCGTTCGACAATGCCGCCGACATCGTCGGCATCGCCATCAACTGGCGGCGCTGA
- a CDS encoding aconitate hydratase: MAEAQNLTQKLIKAHLEDGEMRPGEPIAIGIDQTLTQDATGTLVMLALEAMELDRVRTEVSVQYVDHNLIQADNKNPDDHLFLKSACERFGLWYSRPGNGVSHPVHMEYFGRPGKTMLGSDSHTPAAGALGMLAIGAGGVDVAAAMAGEPFRVRMPEVFGVRLTGALPDWVSAKDVILEMLRRHGVRGMIGKVVEYHGPGLSGLSAMDRHVIANMGTELGATSSVFPADDRVRDFLKIQGREDDYTEWRADEGADYDGTDEIDLSRLVPLIARPVSPGNVVEVGEVAGQGLYQAYLGSSANPGYRDLAIAAEMVRDRRIAPGVSFDINPASRQVLETLIRDSRLAALIHAGARLHQTGCNGCIGMGQAPASGKNSLRTVPRNFPGRSGTKEDCVFLCSPETATASALKGEITDPRDLAMDYPEVFEPGDPVRNDDLLQPPLSEEEAKRVELEKGPNVGDMPDLEPLPDTLTLCALLKAGDDISTDEILPGGTDVLPFRSNIEAISQFSFSGVDESYPERARGLGGKFDGHLVVGGENYGQGSSREHAALAPRHLGLRAVVARSFARIHRQNLINFGVVPLLFEDKEDYDRIETGDEVCLEGLKQAVSQRDRLEIAAGDRTIACRVELSARERDILKAGGAINYLSEHRL; this comes from the coding sequence ATGGCGGAGGCACAGAATCTCACGCAAAAGCTCATCAAGGCCCATCTCGAGGACGGCGAGATGCGGCCGGGCGAGCCGATCGCGATCGGCATCGACCAGACCCTGACCCAGGATGCGACCGGCACGCTGGTCATGCTGGCGCTGGAAGCCATGGAGCTGGACCGGGTCCGGACCGAGGTCTCGGTCCAGTATGTCGACCACAATCTGATCCAGGCCGACAACAAGAACCCGGACGATCATCTCTTCCTGAAGAGTGCCTGCGAGCGCTTCGGGCTGTGGTATTCGCGCCCGGGGAACGGGGTCAGCCACCCGGTCCACATGGAGTATTTCGGCAGGCCGGGAAAGACCATGCTCGGCTCGGACAGCCACACCCCGGCCGCCGGCGCGCTCGGCATGCTGGCGATCGGAGCGGGCGGGGTGGACGTCGCCGCGGCGATGGCCGGCGAGCCGTTCCGCGTGCGCATGCCGGAAGTGTTCGGCGTCAGGCTCACCGGCGCGCTGCCCGACTGGGTCAGCGCCAAGGACGTGATCCTGGAAATGCTGCGCCGCCACGGTGTGCGCGGCATGATCGGCAAGGTCGTGGAATATCACGGTCCGGGCCTGTCGGGGCTTTCGGCGATGGACCGCCACGTCATCGCCAACATGGGCACCGAGCTCGGCGCGACCTCAAGCGTGTTTCCCGCCGACGACAGGGTGCGCGATTTCCTGAAGATCCAGGGCCGGGAGGACGATTACACCGAATGGCGCGCGGACGAGGGTGCGGACTATGACGGGACGGACGAGATCGACCTGTCACGGCTCGTCCCCCTCATCGCCAGGCCGGTCAGCCCCGGCAATGTGGTCGAGGTCGGCGAGGTCGCCGGGCAGGGGCTCTACCAGGCCTATCTCGGCTCCTCGGCCAACCCGGGCTATCGCGATCTCGCCATCGCCGCGGAGATGGTCCGGGACAGGCGCATCGCCCCGGGCGTCAGCTTCGACATCAACCCGGCCTCGCGCCAGGTCCTGGAAACGCTCATCCGCGACAGCCGGCTCGCCGCGCTGATCCATGCCGGCGCGCGCCTGCACCAGACCGGCTGCAATGGCTGCATCGGCATGGGCCAGGCCCCGGCGAGCGGAAAGAACTCGCTGCGCACCGTGCCGAGAAACTTTCCCGGCCGCTCCGGCACGAAGGAGGACTGCGTCTTCCTCTGCTCCCCGGAAACGGCCACCGCCTCGGCGCTGAAGGGCGAGATCACCGACCCGCGCGATCTCGCCATGGACTATCCCGAGGTCTTCGAACCCGGCGATCCGGTCCGCAATGACGATCTTCTCCAGCCGCCGCTCTCCGAGGAGGAGGCGAAACGGGTCGAGCTCGAAAAGGGGCCCAATGTCGGCGACATGCCCGATCTCGAGCCGCTGCCCGACACGCTGACGCTCTGCGCCCTGCTGAAGGCCGGTGACGACATCTCCACCGACGAGATCCTGCCCGGCGGCACGGACGTGCTGCCCTTCCGCAGCAATATCGAGGCGATCTCGCAGTTCAGCTTTTCCGGGGTCGACGAAAGCTATCCGGAACGGGCCCGCGGACTGGGAGGAAAATTCGACGGCCATCTCGTCGTCGGCGGCGAGAATTACGGCCAGGGCTCGAGCCGCGAGCATGCCGCACTCGCCCCGCGCCATCTCGGCCTGCGCGCGGTCGTGGCCAGGTCGTTTGCCCGCATCCACCGCCAGAACCTGATCAATTTCGGCGTCGTCCCGCTCCTGTTCGAGGACAAGGAGGATTACGACCGGATCGAGACCGGCGACGAAGTCTGCCTGGAAGGGCTGAAGCAGGCGGTCTCGCAGCGGGACCGGCTCGAGATCGCGGCCGGCGACCGGACGATCGCATGCCGGGTCGAACTCTCCGCGCGCGAGCGCGACATCCTGAAGGCGGGCGGCGCCATCAATTATCTGAGCGAGCACCGGCTGTAG
- a CDS encoding vitamin K epoxide reductase family protein has product MAQPTSDKKPLVLVTGAAGAIGTAVTRALEKDYRVVGLDLVCGPVEGPCYEFDIGDMDAVEETLAKVKKRFGKRVAAVVHLAAYFDFTGEDHPLYEKVNVRGTRNLMKGLQDFDVERFIFSGTMLVREPAEPGGRIDESAPLAPKWAYPVSKAKAEEEIWDNRGDIPVTIFELAGLYDEKTAIPTLSHQIARVYERDLKAHLYSGDPQAGQSMIHIDDMVDLFRRAVDRRDAMPEECVMLAGEPEGVPYAELQRELGRLIHGREDWETIPIPKPAAKAGAWAEEKSEPVVPDAIDRGEKPFIRPFMVDMASDHYSLDISKARDLLGWQPRHDIRDCLPDIVANLKEDPLGWYEANDITPPDWLETVEAKMEEPEEAEAVRERYTERTRAEHARHRWAHLVNAALGFWLITSPPILSYESTALVWSDVLTGVVLVFAGLFSASWRFEMARWVAAAAGFWLLWAPLIFWAPTAEAYLNQTLVGSLVLGLALCTRPEPGVSVAAAETGPEIPPGWEFSPSTWAQRLPIIILAIVGFLISRHLTAYQLGHIEGIWEPFFASRDPQLNGSEFITTSKVSEAWPVPDAGIGALTYMLEIITGIVGTNRRWRTMPWLVMLFGIMIVPLGVVSITFIVIQPLMLGTYCTLCLIAAAAMLIQIPYSLDELLATSQFLYRRTKKGRPFLRIFFTGDTDEGEAKAKPEFEQSFTEYVADMWAGGVTLVWSLVLSVLIGVWLMATPLILGTEGFLADANHLIGSLVITTSVIAFAEIGRAFRWLNTGFGLAVMVATVTLSPGLAELITGLLAGAALIGLAIPRGPVKCSYGGFDRIIV; this is encoded by the coding sequence ATGGCCCAGCCGACATCCGACAAGAAACCGCTCGTCCTGGTGACGGGCGCCGCCGGCGCCATCGGCACCGCCGTCACCAGGGCGCTGGAGAAGGACTATCGCGTCGTCGGGCTCGATCTCGTGTGCGGGCCGGTCGAGGGGCCGTGCTACGAGTTCGACATCGGCGACATGGACGCGGTCGAGGAGACCCTCGCCAAGGTGAAGAAGCGCTTCGGCAAGCGCGTCGCCGCCGTCGTCCACCTCGCGGCCTATTTCGACTTCACCGGCGAGGACCATCCCCTCTACGAGAAGGTCAATGTGCGCGGCACCCGCAATCTCATGAAGGGGTTGCAGGACTTCGACGTGGAGCGCTTCATCTTCTCCGGCACCATGCTGGTGCGCGAGCCGGCCGAGCCGGGCGGACGCATCGACGAGAGCGCGCCGCTCGCGCCGAAATGGGCCTATCCGGTCTCCAAGGCGAAGGCGGAGGAGGAGATCTGGGACAATCGCGGCGACATCCCGGTCACGATCTTCGAGCTGGCCGGGCTCTACGACGAGAAGACCGCGATCCCGACCCTCTCCCACCAGATCGCGCGCGTCTACGAGCGCGATCTGAAGGCCCATCTCTATTCCGGCGATCCGCAGGCCGGCCAGTCGATGATCCATATCGACGACATGGTCGATCTCTTCCGGCGCGCCGTCGACCGGCGCGATGCGATGCCGGAGGAGTGCGTCATGCTCGCCGGCGAGCCGGAGGGCGTGCCCTATGCGGAGCTGCAGCGCGAACTCGGAAGACTGATCCACGGGCGAGAGGACTGGGAGACCATCCCGATCCCGAAGCCCGCCGCCAAGGCCGGCGCCTGGGCCGAGGAGAAATCCGAGCCGGTGGTTCCCGACGCCATCGACCGCGGCGAGAAGCCCTTCATCCGCCCCTTCATGGTCGACATGGCCTCCGACCACTATTCGCTCGACATCTCGAAGGCGAGGGACCTGCTCGGCTGGCAGCCCCGGCACGATATCCGCGACTGTCTGCCGGACATCGTCGCGAACCTGAAGGAGGACCCGCTCGGCTGGTACGAGGCCAACGACATCACCCCGCCGGACTGGCTGGAAACGGTCGAGGCCAAGATGGAGGAGCCCGAAGAGGCCGAGGCGGTGCGCGAGCGCTACACGGAACGCACGCGGGCCGAGCACGCCCGGCACCGCTGGGCCCATCTCGTCAATGCCGCGCTCGGCTTCTGGCTCATCACCTCGCCGCCGATCCTGAGCTACGAGTCCACCGCGCTGGTCTGGAGCGACGTGCTGACCGGGGTGGTGCTGGTCTTCGCCGGCCTGTTCTCGGCCTCCTGGCGCTTCGAGATGGCGCGCTGGGTCGCCGCGGCGGCGGGGTTCTGGCTGCTCTGGGCGCCGCTCATCTTCTGGGCGCCGACCGCGGAGGCCTATCTCAACCAGACCCTCGTCGGCTCGCTCGTGCTCGGCCTCGCCCTGTGTACGAGGCCCGAGCCCGGAGTCTCGGTCGCCGCGGCCGAGACCGGGCCGGAGATCCCGCCGGGCTGGGAATTCTCGCCCTCCACCTGGGCCCAGCGCCTGCCGATCATCATCCTGGCCATCGTGGGGTTCCTCATCTCGCGCCACCTGACCGCCTACCAGCTCGGCCATATCGAGGGCATCTGGGAGCCTTTCTTCGCCTCGCGCGACCCGCAGCTGAACGGCTCGGAATTCATCACCACCTCGAAGGTGTCGGAGGCCTGGCCGGTGCCCGATGCGGGCATAGGCGCGCTCACCTACATGCTGGAGATCATCACCGGCATCGTCGGGACGAACCGGCGCTGGCGCACCATGCCGTGGCTCGTCATGCTGTTCGGCATCATGATCGTGCCGCTGGGCGTGGTCTCGATCACCTTCATCGTCATCCAGCCGCTCATGCTGGGCACGTACTGCACGCTGTGCCTGATCGCGGCGGCGGCGATGCTGATCCAGATCCCCTACTCGCTCGACGAGCTGCTCGCCACGAGCCAGTTCCTCTACCGCCGCACGAAGAAGGGACGGCCCTTCCTGCGTATCTTCTTCACCGGCGACACCGACGAGGGCGAGGCGAAGGCCAAGCCGGAATTCGAGCAGTCCTTCACCGAATACGTGGCGGACATGTGGGCCGGCGGGGTGACGCTCGTCTGGTCGCTCGTGCTGTCGGTGCTGATCGGCGTCTGGCTGATGGCGACGCCGCTGATCCTCGGCACCGAGGGCTTCCTCGCCGACGCGAACCATCTCATCGGCTCGCTCGTGATCACCACCAGCGTCATCGCCTTTGCCGAGATCGGCCGGGCCTTCCGCTGGCTCAATACCGGCTTCGGGCTCGCCGTGATGGTGGCGACCGTGACGCTGAGCCCCGGTCTCGCCGAGCTGATCACCGGGCTCCTGGCGGGTGCCGCCCTCATCGGGCTCGCCATCCCGCGCGGTCCGGTCAAGTGCAGCTATGGCGGCTTCGACCGGATTATCGTCTAG
- a CDS encoding dodecin family protein has protein sequence MSIARVTEISATSPHGFDDAVKQGLKRASKTLRNIKGVWIKDQNGLVENGELKEFKVNMLVTFELEE, from the coding sequence ATGTCCATCGCACGCGTCACCGAAATCTCGGCCACCTCGCCGCACGGCTTCGACGATGCCGTCAAGCAAGGCCTGAAACGCGCCAGCAAGACGCTGCGCAACATCAAGGGCGTCTGGATCAAGGACCAGAACGGCCTCGTGGAGAACGGCGAGCTCAAGGAGTTCAAGGTGAACATGCTCGTCACCTTCGAACTCGAGGAATAG
- the queC gene encoding 7-cyano-7-deazaguanine synthase QueC — protein sequence MTRADPSRNAALVLFSGGQDSATCLAWALDRYRRVETIGFAYGQRHGVEMQARTRVRAGVAERFPGWAEKLGPDTVVDLSGYGALAESALTAEREIEMGEKGLPTTFVPGRNLVFLTVAAAHAYRRAIPVLVGGMCETDYSGYPDCRRATIEAQEKAISLGLGEAMRIETPLMALDKAETWALADELGGKALVDLIVEESHTCYRGERGTRHAWGHGCGTCPACELRAAGWEKYLETAR from the coding sequence ATGACACGAGCCGATCCATCCCGGAACGCCGCGCTGGTCCTGTTCTCCGGCGGACAGGATTCGGCGACCTGCCTGGCCTGGGCGCTCGACCGGTACCGCCGTGTGGAGACGATCGGCTTCGCCTACGGCCAGCGCCACGGCGTGGAGATGCAGGCGCGCACCCGCGTGCGCGCGGGCGTGGCCGAACGCTTCCCGGGCTGGGCCGAAAAGCTGGGCCCCGACACGGTCGTCGATCTCTCCGGCTATGGCGCGCTCGCAGAGAGCGCTCTCACGGCCGAACGCGAGATCGAGATGGGCGAGAAGGGCCTGCCCACCACCTTCGTGCCGGGCCGCAACCTCGTCTTCCTCACCGTCGCGGCCGCCCACGCCTACAGGCGGGCGATCCCCGTCCTCGTCGGGGGCATGTGCGAGACCGACTATTCCGGCTATCCCGATTGCCGCAGGGCGACGATCGAGGCGCAGGAGAAGGCGATTTCGCTCGGGCTCGGCGAGGCGATGAGGATCGAGACCCCGCTGATGGCGCTCGACAAGGCCGAGACCTGGGCGCTCGCCGATGAGCTCGGCGGCAAGGCGCTCGTCGACCTCATCGTGGAGGAGAGCCATACCTGCTATCGCGGCGAACGCGGAACGCGCCACGCCTGGGGCCATGGCTGCGGCACGTGCCCGGCCTGCGAGCTGCGCGCGGCGGGATGGGAGAAGTATCTGGAGACGGCGCGATGA
- the queE gene encoding 7-carboxy-7-deazaguanine synthase → MTYSVKEAFLTVQGEGGQAGRPAVFLRFAGCNLWSGLERDRASAVCNFCDTDFVGTDGQNGGRFRTADALADHVASLWPGGGRPLVVCTGGEPLLQLDRAAIDALHAAGFEIAVETNGTLEAPEGIDWICVSPKSTAPLKQTSGQELKLVYPQPDAPPEAFEHLDFETFRLQPMDGPNRMENAKAAFEYCLRHPRWHLSLQTHKWIGVD, encoded by the coding sequence ATGACCTACTCGGTCAAGGAAGCCTTCCTCACCGTGCAGGGCGAGGGCGGCCAGGCGGGCCGTCCCGCGGTCTTCCTGCGCTTTGCCGGCTGCAATCTGTGGAGCGGGCTCGAGCGCGACCGGGCGAGTGCGGTCTGTAATTTCTGCGACACCGATTTCGTCGGCACGGACGGGCAGAACGGCGGCAGGTTCAGGACGGCCGACGCGCTCGCGGACCATGTCGCGAGCCTGTGGCCCGGCGGGGGCAGGCCGCTCGTGGTCTGTACCGGCGGCGAGCCGCTCCTGCAGCTCGACCGCGCGGCGATCGATGCGCTGCACGCGGCCGGCTTCGAGATCGCGGTGGAGACCAACGGCACGCTGGAAGCGCCCGAGGGGATCGACTGGATCTGCGTCAGCCCGAAATCGACCGCGCCGCTGAAGCAGACCTCCGGCCAGGAGCTGAAGCTCGTCTATCCCCAGCCTGACGCCCCGCCGGAAGCCTTCGAACACCTCGACTTCGAGACCTTCCGCCTGCAGCCCATGGACGGGCCGAACCGCATGGAGAACGCGAAGGCCGCGTTCGAGTACTGCCTCAGGCATCCCCGGTGGCACCTGAGCCTCCAGACCCACAAGTGGATCGGGGTGGACTGA